In Candidatus Methylomirabilota bacterium, the genomic window GGGACCGAGCTGGAACGCGTCCTTACCGAGGGATTCAATTAATAGACACGGTATCCCGCTCCCCTCACCCTAACCCTCTCCCCTAAGGGGCGAGGGACACACCCAAAAGATCTCTCTCCCCCACACTTGGGGGAGAGGATGAAGGTGAGGGGGTGGTTCGTGGGGCACATATGCAATTTACCGCCGCAGCAAAGCTATTCATCCTTTTCGGCGACCCTGTCGCGCACAGCCTGTCGCCGGTCATGCAGAATGCCGCGCTTCAGGCGGCCGGCATCGACGGCCTCTACCTTCCATGGCGGGTACGAACAGCAGGCCTGCCGACCGCCTTCGCGGCCCTCCGCGAGATGGACAACTTCGGAGGGGCGAATGTCACGATCCCCCACAAGGAGCAGGCCTTCACGCTGGTCGATCGTGTCACCCCGGAGGCCGCAGCGGTGGGCGCGGTCAATACGATCGTGATCAGGGACGGACGCTTGCTTGGGGCCAATACCGACGGACCGGGATTTCTCCGATCACTTTATGAAGAGGCAGGGTTTCTGCCGCAAAAAAAATCGGTCGTCATCATCGGGGCCGGCGGGGCCGCGCGCGCCGTCGCCGTCAGCCTCGCCGAGGCCGGCGCTACGCCGCTTGTCGTCATCAATCGGACGCCGGAGCGCGCGCAGCGACTGGCTGAATTTATCCGCAGACAAATCGGGACATCGGCCGTCGGAATGGGGCCGGACGATCCGCGTCTGCCGTCTTGCGTAACGGAGAGCGCCCTGGTCGTCAATACCACGTCGGTCGGACTCAATCCTTCCGATCCGCCGCCGATCGATCCCGGCCTGCTTCAGTCAGAGACATTGGTCTACGACCTGATCTACCGGCCGCTGGAGACCGCATTGCTGCGAGCAGCCAAAGGGCGGGGATGTCGGGTCTTGGGGGGGCTGGGCATGTTGCTGTATCAGGGCGCCCTGGCCTTCGAACTGTGGACCGGACACAAGCCTTCAGAGGAGGCGATGCGCCGAGCGCTTACTCCTGCGATTGCCTGAGTTCGTTGAGATATGATATGATAAAATGTTAAAACACCCGATGGTATTCGTCATGATGCGCCAGTTGTAGCTACGCATGGAAAGGATAGATTGATGTCATCCGGACGATTGGGCGAGATGCTGGTAAGGGCGAACCTGATCACGCCGGAGCAGTTGGATGAGGCGCTGGCAGTACAAAAGAGCGCCGGCGGGCGGATCGGATCGCTTCTTGTCAAGCTTGGGTACGTCAGCGAGGAGGAGATCGCGGCCTTCCTGGGGCGCCAATACGGCGTGCCGCCCGTCGATCTCAGCAAGACGACGATTGATCCTGCCATTCTGAAGCTGGTTCCAGCCGAAGTCGCTCGAAAATATCTGCTGATCCCGCTAGGCGAGTCCGGAAGCGTCCTCACCGTGGCTATGGCGGATCCATCCGACATTTTCGCCATCGATGAGGTCAGATTCATCACCGGTCACAACATCCAGCCGATGGTCGCGCCGAACACATCGATCCAGAATGCCCTCAACCGGTACTACGATACCGCCGGTTTCGCCCGAAGCCTGGTGAGGGATTTTGAGGAAAAAGAGCTGGGGCTTGCCGTACCGGAACAGCGAGGGGTCGATCTGGCCGAGTTGTACCGGGCCACCGAAGAGGCGCCGGTCGTCAAGCTGGTCAACCTGATCCTGACCGACGCCATCAATAGGGGCGCCTCCGATATCCATCTGGAGCCCTATGAAAAGGCATTTCGCATCCGCTTCAGACTCGATGGCGTCCTCTACGAGGTGATGTCTCCGCCCCTGACGCTGCACGCCGCGGTGACCTCTCGAATCAAGATTATGGGGCGATTGGATATTGCCGAACGGCGCATGCCTCAGGACGGGCGGATCAAGGTCAAGATGCGAGAGCGAGAGCTGGACCTTCGGGTCTCTACAGTCCCAACGTTATTCGGCGAGAAGGTGGTCATGCGACTTCTGGACCGCGCGAACCTCGAACTGGACATGAGTAAACTCGGATTCGAGCCCGAGGCGCTCGCCATGTTCGAAAAGGCCATCCTCGCCCCTTACGGCATGGTCCTGGTGACCGGTCCGACCGGCAGCGGAAAGACGACGACGTTGTATTCGGCGTTGAATCGGTTGAATCGTATCGGCACCAATATCATGACGGCAGAGGATCCCGTCGAGTACAACCTGACCGGGATTAACCAGATCCAGGTGAAGTCGGATATCGGTCTGACCTTTGCCGCCCTATTGAGGTCATTTCTTCGACAAGATCCGGACATCATCATGGTGGGTGAGATCCGCGATTTCGAGACGGCCGAGATCGCGATTAAGGCCGCCCTGACGGGCCACCTGGTGCTGAGCACCGTCCACACCAACGACGCCATCAGCACGGTGGGACGGCTGATCAGTATGGGCGTCCCG contains:
- the pilB gene encoding type IV-A pilus assembly ATPase PilB; amino-acid sequence: MSSGRLGEMLVRANLITPEQLDEALAVQKSAGGRIGSLLVKLGYVSEEEIAAFLGRQYGVPPVDLSKTTIDPAILKLVPAEVARKYLLIPLGESGSVLTVAMADPSDIFAIDEVRFITGHNIQPMVAPNTSIQNALNRYYDTAGFARSLVRDFEEKELGLAVPEQRGVDLAELYRATEEAPVVKLVNLILTDAINRGASDIHLEPYEKAFRIRFRLDGVLYEVMSPPLTLHAAVTSRIKIMGRLDIAERRMPQDGRIKVKMRERELDLRVSTVPTLFGEKVVMRLLDRANLELDMSKLGFEPEALAMFEKAILAPYGMVLVTGPTGSGKTTTLYSALNRLNRIGTNIMTAEDPVEYNLTGINQIQVKSDIGLTFAALLRSFLRQDPDIIMVGEIRDFETAEIAIKAALTGHLVLSTVHTNDAISTVGRLISMGVPAYLVSASLNLLLAQRLVRRLCPECRTERAIPVATLEEIGFSPQEASSITCYQGKGCIACRDTGYRGRIGLYEVVLLNEQMREAILNGVSVNELRTLQHKYGMRSLGESGLQKIREGVTTVEEVIRVTSLF
- a CDS encoding shikimate dehydrogenase, giving the protein MQFTAAAKLFILFGDPVAHSLSPVMQNAALQAAGIDGLYLPWRVRTAGLPTAFAALREMDNFGGANVTIPHKEQAFTLVDRVTPEAAAVGAVNTIVIRDGRLLGANTDGPGFLRSLYEEAGFLPQKKSVVIIGAGGAARAVAVSLAEAGATPLVVINRTPERAQRLAEFIRRQIGTSAVGMGPDDPRLPSCVTESALVVNTTSVGLNPSDPPPIDPGLLQSETLVYDLIYRPLETALLRAAKGRGCRVLGGLGMLLYQGALAFELWTGHKPSEEAMRRALTPAIA